Proteins encoded within one genomic window of Xylophilus sp. GOD-11R:
- a CDS encoding CidA/LrgA family protein: MKVLRGLAWLLVFQCLGEALSRTGRLPVPGPVIGLLLMFAGLFLPVVCEPVAACAEALLAHLSLLFIPVGVGVMTHLALLQQSGLRLMAVIVLSTWAGLGVSAWTLHALRDREGADA, encoded by the coding sequence ATGAAAGTGCTGCGTGGCCTGGCCTGGCTGCTGGTGTTCCAGTGCCTGGGCGAGGCGCTCTCCCGCACCGGGCGATTGCCGGTGCCGGGGCCGGTGATCGGTCTGTTGTTGATGTTCGCCGGCCTGTTCCTGCCGGTGGTGTGCGAGCCGGTGGCCGCCTGCGCCGAGGCGCTGCTGGCGCATCTGTCGCTGCTGTTCATTCCGGTGGGCGTGGGCGTCATGACGCACCTGGCGCTGCTGCAGCAATCGGGCCTGCGACTGATGGCGGTGATCGTGCTGTCGACCTGGGCCGGCCTGGGCGTGAGCGCCTGGACCCTGCACGCTCTGCGCGACCGGGAGGGCGCCGATGCCTGA
- a CDS encoding FAD-linked oxidase C-terminal domain-containing protein, translated as MNTAIAPQAVRAAALAETVAPAELQRRTVAALSAVLPAHALLWHGEDTTPYECDGLTAYRQRPMAVALPETEAQVQAVLRTCHRLGVPIVARGAGTGLSGGALPHARGVTLSLARFNKILKVDPRARTATVQCGVRNLAISEAAAPHGLYYAPDPSSQIACTIGGNVAENSGGVHCLKYGLTLHNVLRVRGFAADGEPVEFGSEALDVAGLDLLAVLVGSEGMLAVTTEVTVKLVPKPQLARCIMASFDDVRKAGDAVAAVIAAGIIPAGLEMMDKPMTIAVEDFVHAGYDLRAEAILLCESDGTPEEVAEEIGRMTEVLRGCGATAITCSADEAERLRFWSGRKNAFPASGRISPDYMCLDSTIPRKRLADILLAIQEMEKKYDLRCCNVFHAGDGNLHPLVLFDANDPDQLHRCELFGADILETSVAMGGTVSGEHGVGIEKLNSMCVQFSAQENAQMLGIKHAFDPAGVLNPGKVIPTLARCAEYGRELVRGGVLRHAELPRF; from the coding sequence ATGAACACCGCCATCGCCCCGCAAGCCGTCCGCGCAGCCGCGCTCGCCGAGACCGTCGCACCAGCCGAGCTGCAGCGCCGCACCGTCGCCGCCCTGTCCGCGGTGCTGCCGGCGCATGCGCTGCTCTGGCACGGCGAGGACACCACGCCCTACGAATGCGACGGCCTCACCGCCTATCGCCAGCGCCCCATGGCCGTGGCCCTGCCCGAGACCGAGGCACAGGTGCAGGCGGTGCTGCGCACCTGCCACCGCCTGGGCGTGCCCATCGTGGCGCGCGGCGCCGGCACCGGACTGTCGGGCGGCGCCCTGCCCCATGCGCGCGGCGTCACGCTGTCGCTGGCGCGCTTCAACAAGATCCTGAAAGTCGACCCTCGCGCCCGCACCGCCACCGTGCAGTGCGGCGTGCGCAACCTGGCCATCAGCGAAGCCGCCGCGCCGCACGGGCTCTATTACGCGCCGGACCCATCCAGCCAGATCGCCTGCACCATCGGCGGCAACGTGGCCGAGAACTCCGGCGGCGTGCATTGCCTCAAATACGGCCTCACGCTGCACAACGTGCTGCGGGTACGCGGCTTCGCGGCCGACGGCGAGCCTGTGGAATTCGGCTCCGAGGCGCTCGACGTGGCGGGCCTGGACCTGCTGGCGGTGCTGGTCGGCAGCGAGGGCATGCTGGCGGTGACCACCGAGGTCACGGTGAAGCTGGTGCCCAAGCCGCAACTGGCGCGCTGCATCATGGCGAGCTTCGACGACGTGCGCAAAGCCGGCGACGCGGTGGCGGCGGTGATCGCGGCGGGCATCATCCCGGCCGGGCTGGAGATGATGGACAAGCCCATGACCATCGCGGTCGAGGACTTCGTGCACGCCGGCTACGACCTGCGGGCCGAGGCGATCCTGCTGTGCGAATCCGACGGCACGCCCGAGGAGGTTGCAGAGGAAATCGGCCGCATGACCGAGGTGCTGCGCGGCTGCGGCGCCACCGCCATCACCTGCAGCGCCGACGAGGCCGAGCGGCTGCGTTTCTGGAGCGGCCGCAAGAACGCGTTTCCCGCCTCCGGCCGCATCAGCCCCGATTACATGTGCCTGGACTCCACCATCCCGCGCAAGCGCTTGGCCGACATCCTGCTGGCCATCCAGGAGATGGAAAAGAAATACGACCTGCGCTGCTGCAACGTGTTCCACGCGGGCGACGGCAATCTGCATCCGCTGGTGCTGTTCGACGCCAACGACCCCGACCAGCTGCACCGATGCGAGCTGTTCGGCGCCGACATCCTGGAGACCAGCGTGGCCATGGGCGGCACGGTGTCGGGCGAGCACGGCGTGGGTATCGAAAAGCTCAACAGCATGTGCGTACAGTTCAGCGCGCAGGAGAACGCGCAGATGCTGGGCATCAAACATGCGTTCGACCCGGCCGGCGTGCTCAATCCGGGCAAGGTCATCCCCACCCTGGCGCGCTGCGCCGAATACGGCCGCGAGCTGGTGCGTGGCGGTGTGCTGCGCCATGCCGAGCTGCCGCGTTTCTGA
- a CDS encoding PLP-dependent aminotransferase family protein, which produces MLTRTASQTLTEQLSGRFAERIRARLLPPGARLPSVRECARQHGVSPHTVVAAYDVLLAQGLVEARRQRGFFVRETPDRAAAPTAPDRPADTTPLPAGSRMHATALIRGMFHHPSARAQPGSGVLPPDWIDLPALPAAVRKVAASKAWAKASLQYGEPMGDAGLRALLSHRLAGQHIRAPVEQIMTTVGATHALDIVSRTLLKAGDPVLVEEPGWSVEFARLEALGMRVLPVPRHADGPDLAVMARYCETHAPRLFISVSVLHNPTGYSLAPGAAHRLLQLAQAHDFHVVEDDTYGHIAPEHATRLTALDGLQRTIYVGGFAKMLAPNWRVGFLAAPAPLVERLLDTKLLATLTTPTLLEQALALCIEQGQLRRHADRVRGRLDAARSRSVKLARAAGCAFASEPAGLFGWIDTGVDTDLLAQRMLDEGYLLAPGALFLAGRQASTLMRINFATTQDAAFWSAFARVRDSL; this is translated from the coding sequence ATGCTCACCCGTACCGCCTCGCAGACCCTGACGGAGCAGCTGTCCGGCCGCTTCGCCGAACGCATACGCGCGCGCCTGCTGCCGCCCGGCGCGCGGCTGCCCTCGGTTCGCGAGTGCGCGCGCCAGCACGGGGTGAGCCCGCACACGGTCGTCGCCGCCTACGACGTGCTGCTGGCCCAGGGGCTGGTGGAAGCACGGCGGCAACGCGGCTTCTTCGTACGCGAGACGCCCGACCGCGCCGCGGCGCCCACCGCGCCCGACCGGCCGGCCGACACCACGCCGCTGCCGGCGGGCTCGCGCATGCACGCCACCGCCCTGATCCGCGGCATGTTCCACCACCCCTCGGCGCGCGCACAGCCGGGCTCGGGCGTGCTGCCGCCGGACTGGATCGACCTGCCGGCGCTGCCTGCGGCCGTGCGCAAGGTGGCGGCCAGCAAGGCCTGGGCGAAGGCCTCGCTGCAATACGGCGAACCGATGGGCGACGCCGGCCTGCGCGCCCTGCTGTCGCACCGGCTGGCCGGCCAGCACATCCGCGCGCCGGTCGAGCAGATCATGACCACCGTCGGCGCCACGCACGCGCTGGACATCGTCAGCCGCACGCTGCTGAAGGCCGGCGATCCGGTGCTGGTGGAAGAACCCGGCTGGTCGGTGGAATTCGCCCGGCTCGAGGCCCTGGGCATGCGGGTGCTGCCGGTGCCGCGCCACGCCGACGGTCCCGACCTGGCGGTGATGGCGCGCTACTGCGAAACCCACGCGCCCCGCCTCTTCATCAGCGTGAGCGTGCTGCACAACCCCACCGGCTACAGCCTGGCGCCGGGCGCCGCGCACCGGCTGCTGCAACTGGCCCAGGCGCACGACTTCCACGTGGTGGAGGACGACACCTACGGTCACATCGCGCCGGAACACGCCACCCGGCTGACCGCGCTCGACGGGCTGCAGCGCACCATCTACGTGGGCGGCTTCGCGAAGATGCTGGCTCCCAACTGGCGCGTGGGTTTTCTGGCGGCGCCGGCGCCGCTGGTGGAGCGCCTGCTCGACACCAAGCTGCTGGCGACGCTCACCACGCCGACCCTGCTGGAACAGGCGCTGGCGCTGTGCATCGAACAGGGCCAGCTGCGCCGCCATGCCGACCGGGTGCGCGGCCGGCTGGACGCGGCGCGCAGCCGCAGCGTGAAGCTGGCACGCGCGGCCGGCTGCGCTTTCGCCTCGGAGCCGGCTGGCCTGTTCGGCTGGATCGACACCGGCGTCGACACCGACCTGCTCGCCCAGCGCATGCTCGACGAAGGCTACCTGCTGGCGCCCGGCGCGCTGTTTCTGGCCGGCCGGCAGGCGTCGACGCTGATGCGCATCAACTTCGCCACTACCCAGGACGCGGCCTTCTGGAGCGCCTTCGCCCGGGTGCGCGACAGCCTCTGA
- a CDS encoding LrgB family protein, translated as MPDFVALWVYLSSSPLFGLTATLVVYLLAQTAYARLGHAPWANPVLWSVVVLAGTLLATGVAYPVYFSGAQFIHFLLGPAVVALAWPMWQRRAALRARWKHLLAAALAGGFAASASAVAIGWALGLPHDALLSLAPKSVTAPVAMGIAQAIGGVPALAAVFAVLSGLVGALSGKYLFDMIRIPKDTQGWAARGFALGTAAHGIGAARALQVDPEAGAYAGLALGVQVLLASLLIPLAARLLG; from the coding sequence ATGCCTGATTTCGTCGCGCTGTGGGTCTATCTGTCGTCGTCGCCGCTGTTCGGGCTGACAGCCACCCTGGTCGTCTACCTGCTGGCGCAGACCGCCTACGCCCGGCTCGGCCATGCGCCCTGGGCCAATCCGGTGCTGTGGAGCGTGGTGGTGCTGGCCGGCACGCTGCTGGCCACCGGCGTGGCCTACCCGGTGTACTTCTCGGGCGCGCAGTTCATCCACTTCCTGCTCGGCCCGGCCGTGGTGGCGCTGGCTTGGCCGATGTGGCAGCGCCGTGCCGCGCTGCGGGCGCGCTGGAAACACCTGTTGGCCGCGGCGCTCGCCGGCGGTTTCGCCGCCAGCGCCAGCGCGGTCGCCATCGGCTGGGCGCTGGGCCTGCCACACGACGCACTGCTGTCGCTGGCGCCCAAGTCGGTGACCGCGCCGGTGGCCATGGGCATCGCGCAAGCCATCGGCGGGGTGCCGGCACTGGCCGCCGTGTTCGCCGTGCTCAGCGGCCTGGTCGGCGCGCTGAGCGGCAAGTACCTGTTCGACATGATCCGGATACCGAAAGATACGCAAGGCTGGGCCGCCCGGGGCTTCGCGCTCGGCACCGCCGCTCACGGCATCGGCGCGGCGCGCGCGTTGCAGGTCGATCCGGAGGCCGGCGCCTACGCCGGGCTGGCGCTCGGCGTGCAGGTGTTGCTGGCCTCCCTGCTGATTCCGCTGGCCGCCCGCCTGCTGGGCTGA